The following proteins come from a genomic window of Anguilla rostrata isolate EN2019 chromosome 17, ASM1855537v3, whole genome shotgun sequence:
- the tmem205 gene encoding transmembrane protein 205, whose amino-acid sequence MATEGEPTDLVKVLHLLVMSFAWGTQVWVSFIAGFVLVSQVTRHTFGEVQSKLFPVYFYCLLGSNLVSLAVFAVYHPRELLDWHEAVQMSLYFAAVVLAALNAQWFGPSVTDAMLALHEVEREHGLGGTVGMRSGREAYVKLREQDPKYKANAATFGRYHGLSNLCNLLGFICTTANMVYAGMNLSTI is encoded by the exons ATGGCTACTGAAGGCGAACCTACGGATCTGGTGAAGGTGCTGCACCTGCTGGTGATGTCCTTTGCCTGGGGTACACAGGTGTGGGTCTCCTTTATAGCAG GTTTTGTCCTGGTGTCTCAGGTGACGAGGCACACCTTCGGCGAGGTGCAGAGTAAGCTGTTCCCGGTGTACTTCTACTGCCTCCTGGGCAGTAACCTGGTCAGCCTGGCCGTGTTTGCGGTGTACCACCCCCGGGAGCTCCTGGACTGGCACGAGGCTGTGCAG ATGTCCCTGTACTTCGCCGCGGTGGTGCTGGCGGCGCTGAACGCGCAGTGGTTCGGGCCGTCCGTGACGGACGCCATGTTGGCCCTGCACGAGGTGGAGCGGGAGCACGGGCTGGGCGGCACCGTGGGGATGCGCTCCGGACGCGAGGCCTACGTCAAGCTGCGGGAGCAGGACCCCAAGTACAAGGCCAACGCGGCCACCTTCGGCCGCTACCACGGCCTGTCGAACCTCTGCAACCTGCTGGGGTTCATCTGCACCACCGCCAACATGGTGTACGCTGGGATGAACCTgagcaccatttaa